The DNA window CAGCGCTCGGGTTCGCCGGCGGGTTTACTGGACAGTTCATTGAAGAGGAATTGCAAAAGGAAGGCATTCGCTGCGATTTTGTTCACGTCTCCGGCCAGACTCGCATTAATGTGAAGCTGAAAGCCGGGCTTGAGACGGAAATTAACGGCCAAGGGCCGGCCATCACCAGTGAGGATGCTGCGCAGCTGACAGCGAAAATCGGGGCGCTTTCGGCTGGTGACGTCCTTGTGTTGGCGGGAAGTGTGCCGCCATCGCTGCCGGCGGATGTATACGAGCAGCTGGCAGCGGAGACAGTGAAACGGCAAGCCCGCCTTGTCATCGATACAAGCGGTCCGGCGCTTCGAACGCTGATTGCCTGCCGGCCGTTTCTTGTCAAGCCGAACCATTATGAACTCGCTGAGCTATTTGGCGTCTCTGCACTGACGAAAGAAGAAGTCGTCATCTATGGCCGCCGTCTGACCGAGATGGGCATTTGCCATGTCATCGTATCGATGGGCGGCGATGGGGCGTTTTATTTCGGCGAGGAGGCGGAACTGTTTGCCGAAGCGCCCAAGGGAACGGTCAGAAACTCGGTCGGGGCGGGTGATTCGATGGTTGCGGGCTTTTTAGCCGCCCATGCGAGCGGAAAACCGATCGAGGAAGCGTTCGCCTACAGCGTGGCGGCCGGAAGCGCAACAGCGTTTTCCGAAGGCTTATGCACGAAAGAGGAAGTGGAAACACTCGTTGGCCGCGTTCGCGTCGCGCGTTTATAAACGGAAATAAAGGGGGATCACAAAGATGAACATCATCGATTTGTTGACAAAAGAAACGATCATTCTTAAGCTTCAGGCGAAGACAAAGAGCGAAGTAATTGATGAGCTGGCGGCGAAGCTCGCTGAGGCGGGAGCGGTCGGCGATGTCGAGGCGTTCAAACAAGCCATTTGGGCGCGCGAAAAGCAAAGCACGACCGGCGTCGGGGATGGCATCGCCATTCCGCACGCCAAAACGGCAGCGGTCAAGCGTCCGGCCGTGGCGTTCGGCCGTTCAGTGGAAGGCATTGATTATGAGTCGCTCGATGGCAAGCCAAGCCATTTGTTTTTCATGATCGCCGCGCCAGAAGGCGGGGAGCAGACGCATTTGCAGGCGTTGGCCCGATTGTCTTCCATGCTGATGGATGCATCGTTCCGCGCCGAGCTTGAAAACGCTTCAAGCGAAGAGGAAGTTGTTCGTTTGCTGGCGGCAAAAGAGGATGAAAAGGAAGCGCCGTCGCCGCAGGCCGCGCCGGCTGGCGGCGGACGGAAAGTGCTCGCCGTCACCGCCTGCCCGACCGGGATTGCCCATACGTATATGGCTGCTGATGCGCTAAAAGCGAAAGCGG is part of the Geobacillus sp. 46C-IIa genome and encodes:
- the pfkB gene encoding 1-phosphofructokinase, producing the protein MIYTCTLNPSVDYVVHVDELRVGELNRTLKTSIFPGGKGINVSRVLKRLGVDSTALGFAGGFTGQFIEEELQKEGIRCDFVHVSGQTRINVKLKAGLETEINGQGPAITSEDAAQLTAKIGALSAGDVLVLAGSVPPSLPADVYEQLAAETVKRQARLVIDTSGPALRTLIACRPFLVKPNHYELAELFGVSALTKEEVVIYGRRLTEMGICHVIVSMGGDGAFYFGEEAELFAEAPKGTVRNSVGAGDSMVAGFLAAHASGKPIEEAFAYSVAAGSATAFSEGLCTKEEVETLVGRVRVARL